The following coding sequences lie in one Flagellimonas eckloniae genomic window:
- a CDS encoding GDYXXLXY domain-containing protein: MNIKKFMLPVFVLVCLMQLSVPAKMIWDKEDVLASGKEYKFKTAPVDPNDPFRGKYITLRYDENTIEIPKEHDWARGDDIFISLTKDDDGFAKIKSVSKEKLSEKEDFVKAEVGYITSYTTTELIIDYPFDRFYMEESKAHDAELTYTESQLDTTSVTYALVNIKNGDAVLKDVLIDGQSIREIVKAKQQE, from the coding sequence ATGAACATTAAAAAATTTATGCTACCCGTATTTGTTCTTGTGTGCTTAATGCAACTATCAGTCCCTGCCAAAATGATATGGGATAAAGAAGATGTATTGGCCAGTGGGAAAGAATACAAATTCAAAACTGCACCTGTAGACCCCAATGACCCATTTAGAGGGAAGTATATTACACTACGTTATGATGAAAACACAATAGAAATTCCAAAAGAACATGATTGGGCACGTGGTGATGATATTTTTATTTCACTAACCAAAGACGATGATGGCTTTGCGAAAATCAAATCAGTTTCAAAAGAAAAGTTGAGTGAAAAAGAAGATTTTGTAAAAGCCGAAGTTGGCTATATTACTTCTTATACCACTACAGAGTTAATAATTGATTATCCTTTTGATCGATTCTATATGGAAGAATCCAAAGCGCATGATGCGGAATTAACCTATACTGAATCCCAATTGGATACTACCAGCGTTACCTACGCTTTGGTCAATATAAAAAATGGTGATGCTGTACTCAAGGATGTTTTGATTGATGGGCAGTCCATAAGAGAGATTGTAAAAGCCAAACAGCAGGAATAA